One genomic window of Calorimonas adulescens includes the following:
- a CDS encoding response regulator transcription factor translates to MSSKILIIEDEQNIQELLSFNISNAGYDVRVSDNGNDGLAKAFSESPDLIILDLMLPDMDGFEVCKRLKSDVKTKMIPIIILTAKSEELDKILGLELGADDYITKPFSIRELLARIKVVLRRGKVEDDEKVNNEESIIKIGDMEIDCEKFTVTKNGNPLDLTLKEFELLKLLVLNKDKVLTRDFLLDKVWGYEYSGETRTVDVHIRHLRRKIEKDDNYPQYIETVRGVGYKFNGKGAQ, encoded by the coding sequence ATGTCTAGTAAAATACTAATAATCGAGGATGAACAAAATATTCAGGAACTGTTAAGTTTTAATATTTCCAATGCAGGGTATGATGTTAGAGTGTCTGATAACGGCAATGATGGTCTTGCGAAAGCATTCAGCGAATCTCCAGATTTAATTATATTGGATCTTATGCTACCAGATATGGATGGCTTTGAAGTTTGCAAGAGATTAAAATCAGATGTAAAAACTAAGATGATACCAATAATAATTCTTACTGCTAAAAGTGAAGAACTGGATAAGATATTGGGATTGGAGTTGGGTGCAGATGATTACATTACTAAACCTTTTAGTATAAGAGAATTATTGGCTCGTATTAAGGTTGTACTGAGGAGAGGCAAAGTTGAGGATGATGAGAAAGTTAATAATGAGGAGTCAATAATAAAAATTGGCGATATGGAAATAGATTGTGAAAAGTTTACAGTAACTAAAAATGGGAATCCTCTTGACCTGACTTTAAAGGAATTTGAATTGCTTAAGCTTTTAGTACTAAATAAGGATAAAGTGCTTACAAGAGATTTTCTTTTAGACAAGGTATGGGGGTATGAATATTCTGGAGAGACACGTACTGTAGACGTTCATATAAGACATTTACGAAGAAAAATTGAAAAAGATGACAATTATCCTCAATATATTGAGACAGTTAGAGGAGTTGGATATAAGTTTAATGGCAAAGGAGCACAATAA
- the pstB gene encoding phosphate ABC transporter ATP-binding protein PstB has product MLKFNVENLNLFYGELHALKNVNMQVHENSVMALIGPSGCGKSTFLRTLNRMNDLIDNVKITGKVFLDNEDIYAPNVDVIELRKRVGMVFQKPNPFPMSVYENVVYGPKIHGIRSKSKLDEIAEKSLISAALWDEVKDRLKESALELSGGQQQRLCIARTLAVNPEVILMDEPTSALDPISTAKIEELIETLKERYTIIIVTHNMQQAGRISDFTSFFLNGEVIESGPTEKLFYNPEDKRTNDYITGRFG; this is encoded by the coding sequence TTGTTAAAATTTAATGTTGAGAATTTGAATCTTTTTTATGGCGAATTACATGCACTTAAAAATGTTAATATGCAGGTTCACGAAAACAGTGTTATGGCTCTTATTGGGCCATCTGGCTGTGGTAAGTCAACATTTTTGCGTACGCTTAACAGGATGAATGATCTTATTGATAATGTCAAGATAACAGGTAAGGTTTTTCTCGACAATGAGGATATATATGCTCCAAATGTTGATGTTATAGAACTGCGAAAACGTGTAGGAATGGTTTTCCAGAAACCAAATCCATTTCCGATGAGTGTGTATGAAAATGTTGTCTATGGACCTAAAATACATGGTATTCGTTCAAAGAGTAAACTCGATGAGATAGCCGAAAAAAGTCTTATATCAGCGGCTCTTTGGGACGAAGTTAAAGATAGACTCAAGGAATCAGCTTTAGAACTTTCTGGAGGACAGCAGCAAAGATTATGTATAGCGAGGACACTTGCAGTTAACCCTGAGGTTATATTAATGGATGAACCCACCTCCGCCCTTGACCCAATATCTACAGCAAAAATTGAGGAGTTAATTGAGACCCTAAAAGAAAGATATACTATAATAATAGTAACTCATAACATGCAACAGGCGGGCAGAATTTCTGATTTCACATCATTCTTTTTAAATGGTGAGGTAATAGAATCAGGTCCCACAGAAAAGCTATTTTATAACCCGGAAGACAAACGTACCAATGATTATATTACAGGTAGATTCGGTTAA
- the pstC gene encoding phosphate ABC transporter permease subunit PstC, with product MCNERQVDKLKSSNSKRINELLGKTVTTICGLLVIAIVIMIVIFITYKGLSTFLVNHISPIEFFISSSWNPELPPSDGGPKVGAFVFIYGSVLVSTLALIISAPLSAGTAIFITEIAPKWGQKVLQPIIELFVGIPSVVYGWVGLSVLVPFIRNNIGGYGMSVLAGSIVLSIMIFPTITSVMVDSLKALPFDLNEASYALGATRWQTIARVLLPAALPGMLTGIILGLARGLGEALAVQMVIGNTPGKIPTSILDPAHTMTSIITMDMGNTVMGTLANNALWSIALLLMIISLIFIILIRVIGKRRVYR from the coding sequence ATGTGTAATGAAAGACAGGTGGATAAATTGAAAAGTAGCAACTCAAAAAGAATAAATGAACTTTTGGGTAAGACTGTAACAACCATATGTGGTTTATTGGTAATTGCTATAGTTATTATGATAGTCATATTCATTACGTATAAAGGCCTCAGCACTTTTCTTGTTAATCATATATCCCCGATCGAGTTTTTTATTTCATCTTCATGGAATCCTGAGCTTCCACCATCGGATGGAGGACCCAAAGTTGGTGCATTTGTGTTTATTTATGGTTCTGTTTTGGTTTCCACATTGGCATTGATTATAAGTGCACCTTTGAGCGCAGGGACAGCTATTTTTATAACTGAGATTGCTCCTAAATGGGGACAAAAGGTGCTGCAGCCCATTATAGAGTTGTTTGTTGGCATACCATCTGTTGTATACGGATGGGTGGGCCTTAGTGTACTTGTGCCATTCATAAGAAATAATATAGGTGGTTATGGGATGAGTGTGCTTGCAGGAAGTATTGTCCTCTCAATAATGATATTTCCCACTATTACTAGTGTCATGGTGGATTCACTGAAGGCTTTACCATTCGATTTAAATGAGGCCTCATATGCACTTGGTGCCACGAGATGGCAGACGATCGCGAGGGTACTTCTTCCTGCTGCATTACCCGGAATGTTAACTGGAATCATTCTGGGGCTGGCGAGAGGGCTGGGTGAGGCTTTGGCAGTGCAGATGGTTATTGGAAATACACCAGGTAAAATCCCGACATCAATCTTGGACCCAGCCCATACAATGACAAGTATCATTACTATGGACATGGGTAATACAGTTATGGGGACGCTGGCAAATAATGCTCTATGGTCTATCGCCTTACTCCTTATGATAATTTCGTTAATTTTTATCATATTAATAAGAGTAATAGGTAAGAGGAGGGTATACAGATGA
- the pstA gene encoding phosphate ABC transporter permease PstA has product MSAKASDKIATMVLYLIAVFIVALLFSLVGYIIFQGYKVIDWHFLTAPAETFEAGGGIGPQLFNSFYILIISMLFTAPLGLGCSIYLAEYARPSKITDLIRLSIETLASLPSIVVGLFGLLIFVNMTGWGYTLIGGALSVTILNLPVMTRVCEDSIQGVPGELKEASYSLGATKWQTITRVILPVALPGIITGIILTAGRVFGEAAALIYTAGLSSPNLNFKIWNFFNPRSPISLMRPAETLAVHIWKVNSEHLLPDTRQIADGSAAVLVVAVLIFNFTARWLGSYIHRKLSGHRA; this is encoded by the coding sequence ATGAGCGCTAAAGCCAGTGATAAGATTGCAACAATGGTATTATATTTAATTGCAGTGTTTATAGTTGCATTGCTTTTCTCGCTCGTAGGGTATATAATTTTTCAAGGATATAAGGTGATAGATTGGCATTTTCTTACTGCACCAGCAGAAACTTTTGAAGCAGGCGGCGGAATAGGACCGCAGCTATTTAATTCTTTTTATATACTGATTATATCGATGCTTTTCACTGCTCCATTAGGATTGGGATGCAGTATATACCTTGCTGAGTATGCCAGACCGAGTAAGATAACTGATTTAATAAGGTTAAGTATTGAAACACTTGCATCGTTGCCCTCAATAGTGGTTGGACTATTTGGACTCCTGATTTTTGTTAATATGACCGGGTGGGGATATACATTAATTGGGGGAGCTCTTTCAGTGACCATTTTAAATCTTCCTGTTATGACCAGGGTATGTGAAGATTCTATACAAGGCGTGCCTGGCGAGTTGAAAGAGGCCAGCTATTCGCTTGGTGCTACTAAATGGCAGACTATTACCAGGGTAATTTTACCTGTAGCTCTACCAGGAATAATTACAGGAATTATATTAACAGCAGGTAGAGTTTTTGGTGAGGCTGCTGCTCTTATTTATACTGCTGGCCTGAGTTCACCAAATTTAAACTTCAAAATATGGAATTTTTTCAATCCAAGATCGCCAATAAGCCTTATGAGGCCGGCTGAAACGTTGGCAGTCCATATATGGAAAGTGAATTCCGAGCATTTGTTGCCAGATACTCGTCAAATTGCAGATGGTTCAGCTGCAGTATTGGTTGTTGCTGTACTGATATTTAATTTTACTGCCAGATGGCTTGGTTCTTATATACACCGTAAATTAAGCGGACACAGAGCGTAG
- a CDS encoding DUF1614 domain-containing protein — protein sequence MPLSYIILMIIAVLILFGIAHRVLDRLGLTDTVALVFIIAILAGSFIPDIRVHPLLSINIGGAVIPFILSGYVFFHADSSAERIRSILGAIISGIAVFALGIYLPDEPASVIVEPLYAYAVACGLISYMIGRSRKAAFISGAMGIIISDIIQWVVNIINNIPGTIRMGGAGFMDAVIISSVIAVLLVEVIGETREKLQGGTSQNKSQETSFSGPARVNVRGGNRNVNKGKR from the coding sequence ATGCCACTGAGTTATATAATTTTAATGATAATAGCAGTACTAATCCTTTTTGGCATAGCCCACAGGGTATTGGATAGATTAGGTTTGACTGATACTGTTGCCTTGGTTTTTATTATTGCTATTTTAGCCGGTTCGTTTATTCCTGATATCAGGGTACACCCACTACTGAGTATTAATATTGGTGGCGCTGTTATACCATTTATATTATCAGGATATGTCTTCTTTCATGCAGACAGTAGTGCTGAAAGAATTCGTTCCATTCTTGGTGCTATAATTTCTGGCATAGCTGTGTTTGCCTTGGGTATTTACTTACCTGATGAACCTGCCTCTGTTATAGTTGAGCCACTTTATGCCTACGCTGTTGCATGCGGATTAATCTCATATATGATTGGCCGCTCAAGAAAAGCAGCATTTATTTCAGGTGCAATGGGCATTATTATAAGTGACATCATACAATGGGTTGTAAACATAATAAATAACATACCAGGAACAATACGTATGGGTGGTGCAGGGTTTATGGATGCTGTAATAATATCTTCTGTTATTGCAGTATTACTCGTTGAGGTTATTGGCGAGACAAGGGAAAAATTACAGGGAGGTACATCACAAAATAAATCACAGGAAACCAGTTTTTCAGGTCCTGCAAGAGTAAATGTCAGAGGGGGTAACCGTAATGTCAATAAAGGAAAAAGGTAA
- the spoIIP gene encoding stage II sporulation protein P yields MSIKEKGKICLFCILFFSFITADLNKEMVFADEWYGESEKYYTVYIEDKKEPLFMTAWEIFIGDEYLSSDNKLYKIIKVDSGDNKAYAKFVKDVKMPEIDVEDIKETVAQQVSKKIGLLSTHSDESYLPSDGKASINGRGGIYDVDQSLKKSIESNGIEVLLDDTIYLPHDAKAYSRSRSGVLRLVKNGAEAVLDIHRDAVPPEEYVRKIEGKNAAGVRVVVGRANPNRSANTNLAYRIKAVSDKLYPGLVRDVFFGHGSYNQDIGPNVLLLEFGTHTIHKERAEVSATMFGDVISKALYGINEKKETTPIGLVKSTPQQRSTSIRIIITLLVITVIGIGVFMFLSMGDKEWRSKIGKRLR; encoded by the coding sequence ATGTCAATAAAGGAAAAAGGTAAAATATGCCTATTTTGCATCTTATTTTTCTCCTTTATAACTGCTGATCTAAACAAAGAAATGGTATTTGCTGATGAATGGTATGGGGAATCAGAAAAGTATTATACTGTTTATATAGAAGATAAAAAAGAGCCACTGTTTATGACAGCATGGGAAATTTTCATAGGCGATGAATATTTGAGTTCAGATAATAAGCTATATAAAATTATAAAGGTCGACAGTGGAGATAATAAGGCATATGCAAAGTTTGTTAAAGATGTTAAAATGCCTGAGATTGATGTGGAAGATATTAAAGAAACAGTTGCACAACAGGTGTCAAAAAAAATAGGATTGTTATCAACACATAGTGATGAGTCATATTTGCCATCGGACGGTAAAGCCTCTATAAATGGAAGAGGTGGTATATATGACGTAGATCAATCGTTGAAAAAAAGCATTGAAAGTAATGGGATTGAAGTATTGCTTGATGATACAATCTATCTTCCTCATGACGCAAAAGCTTATTCACGTTCAAGGAGCGGTGTACTAAGGCTTGTAAAAAATGGTGCAGAGGCGGTATTAGATATACACAGGGATGCTGTTCCTCCGGAAGAGTATGTACGCAAAATAGAAGGTAAGAATGCGGCAGGAGTTCGAGTTGTTGTTGGAAGGGCAAACCCTAATAGGAGCGCCAATACTAACCTCGCATATAGGATAAAAGCTGTATCAGACAAACTGTATCCAGGTTTGGTAAGAGATGTATTTTTTGGACATGGTAGCTACAACCAGGATATAGGACCAAATGTATTATTGTTAGAATTTGGTACACATACTATTCATAAAGAGCGGGCTGAGGTTTCGGCAACAATGTTTGGAGATGTAATAAGTAAGGCATTGTATGGCATAAATGAAAAAAAAGAAACGACACCAATAGGTTTAGTAAAGTCTACTCCCCAGCAACGGTCTACATCTATAAGAATTATAATTACTCTATTAGTAATTACAGTAATAGGAATTGGAGTTTTTATGTTTTTAAGTATGGGTGATAAAGAATGGCGAAGCAAGATTGGTAAAAGATTAAGATAA
- the pgeF gene encoding peptidoglycan editing factor PgeF, whose amino-acid sequence MYKTEVFALNNICDFEYFNIPAFESKGNIFTFFSTRNGGVSGGYYSSLNLSFRKQDDIENVVKNYGILCNRFNLNINSMVFSDQIHKDNIVRVNSSHSGFPLYGKKIYDCDALITDERELPLVTYYADCVPIYFFDPVNEAVGLAHAGWRGTLMKIGAKVVDRMEEVFGTNPSNLLVAIGPSIGSCCYEVGGDIYDLFASEFVGDNNFIYEEKDGKYKLDLKLCNRQQLIEKGVKSTNIYISSYCTSCEGQYFFSYRRDKGKTGLHCAIIMLR is encoded by the coding sequence ATGTACAAGACAGAAGTGTTTGCATTAAATAACATATGTGATTTTGAATATTTTAATATACCTGCTTTTGAGTCTAAGGGCAATATATTTACCTTTTTTTCTACTCGAAATGGCGGTGTTAGTGGAGGGTATTATAGCAGTTTAAATCTTAGTTTTAGAAAACAGGATGATATTGAAAACGTGGTAAAGAATTATGGCATATTGTGTAACAGATTTAATTTAAATATAAATTCAATGGTATTTTCAGACCAAATACACAAGGATAATATAGTGAGGGTTAACTCTTCCCATTCAGGTTTTCCATTATATGGTAAAAAAATATATGATTGTGATGCGCTAATCACTGACGAAAGAGAACTCCCTCTTGTTACATATTATGCTGACTGTGTACCTATATACTTTTTTGACCCGGTTAATGAAGCTGTTGGCCTGGCCCATGCAGGATGGAGGGGAACCCTCATGAAGATTGGAGCAAAAGTGGTAGATAGAATGGAGGAAGTTTTTGGGACAAACCCTTCAAATTTGCTTGTTGCCATAGGTCCTTCAATAGGTTCATGTTGCTATGAAGTTGGCGGAGATATATATGACCTGTTTGCTTCTGAGTTTGTGGGAGACAACAATTTTATTTATGAAGAAAAGGACGGCAAATATAAGCTTGATTTAAAATTATGTAATAGACAACAGCTTATAGAAAAAGGAGTTAAAAGCACCAATATATATATATCCAGTTATTGTACATCATGTGAAGGACAGTATTTCTTTTCATACAGACGTGACAAAGGAAAAACTGGGTTACATTGTGCCATAATCATGTTAAGGTGA
- the pnpS gene encoding two-component system histidine kinase PnpS, whose amino-acid sequence MQKRLMISFIIIMCLTLTLSYMLFLNIYSSHIVKIIKNELYKDADNLFLFLSEHDDVEGYLNSYVNETGNNISVVYDGKQINSSQGVSKEIINNLTNRLKESDKSDLIRISGNERIIAVGESSPDRAISVFISASYDKYAGFGVDEWTYLIVIFTLCLAVSILLWYRFIFHITRSIKNITRVVSDITDGNYEELIHYEYDDEMGELVKAFNLMANKLKSIMEEMHDRNSKLEAVLKGIVNGVIAIDDHGKIILINEAAKKILNLSNTDVIDKYLLEVIRNYRLSQELDSYIHKKTKNNVDFEINLPQNKTLKVYINPIVNSELANKTIGTVIVFNDITELKRLERIRSDFVANVSHELRTPLTSIMGFVETLKEGNIKDEATTERFLDIISLETERLTRLINDILTLSEIENVREDVKKDVIGIKDLIEDITYILDSKAKEKNVNILIKIDPEDLKIIANRDRIHQLFINLIDNGIKYNKENGTVIINVWKEKCNINISVKDTGIGIPREHIPRIFERFYRVDKGRSRKLGGTGLGLAIVKHIIESMNGDIVINSEPGVGTEFLITLNGVCDNLT is encoded by the coding sequence ATGCAAAAAAGGCTTATGATTAGTTTTATAATAATAATGTGTCTTACTTTGACTTTAAGCTACATGTTATTTTTAAATATATATTCATCTCATATTGTTAAAATTATAAAAAATGAATTATATAAAGATGCAGACAATCTGTTTTTGTTTCTTTCTGAGCATGATGATGTAGAAGGGTATCTTAATAGCTATGTCAATGAAACAGGAAATAATATATCTGTCGTTTATGACGGCAAGCAAATAAATTCAAGTCAAGGTGTTAGCAAAGAAATTATAAATAATTTAACCAATAGATTGAAAGAAAGTGATAAATCAGATCTTATTAGAATCAGCGGTAATGAACGCATTATAGCTGTAGGTGAGTCTTCTCCTGATAGAGCCATTTCTGTATTCATATCGGCATCATATGATAAGTATGCTGGCTTTGGCGTTGATGAATGGACATATCTTATCGTTATTTTTACACTTTGTCTTGCTGTTTCCATATTATTATGGTATAGGTTCATATTCCATATTACGAGATCAATAAAAAATATAACACGGGTTGTCAGTGACATTACAGATGGCAATTACGAGGAATTAATTCATTATGAATATGATGATGAAATGGGTGAACTGGTAAAAGCTTTCAATTTAATGGCGAATAAACTGAAATCAATAATGGAGGAAATGCATGACAGGAATTCTAAACTTGAAGCTGTCTTGAAAGGCATTGTGAACGGTGTAATAGCTATAGATGACCATGGGAAGATAATATTAATTAATGAAGCTGCAAAAAAAATACTGAACTTATCCAATACTGATGTAATAGATAAATATCTGTTGGAAGTTATAAGGAACTATAGACTGTCTCAAGAATTAGATAGTTACATTCATAAAAAAACAAAAAACAATGTGGATTTTGAAATTAATCTTCCACAAAACAAAACTCTGAAAGTATATATTAATCCTATAGTTAATTCTGAATTAGCTAATAAAACCATAGGAACTGTTATAGTGTTCAATGATATTACTGAACTCAAAAGGCTTGAAAGAATAAGAAGCGATTTTGTAGCAAATGTGTCTCACGAACTGCGTACCCCATTAACATCCATTATGGGGTTTGTAGAGACTTTAAAAGAAGGGAATATAAAAGATGAAGCTACCACTGAGAGATTCCTTGATATTATCTCACTGGAAACAGAAAGATTAACACGACTCATAAATGATATACTTACGCTTTCTGAAATAGAAAATGTAAGAGAGGATGTAAAAAAAGATGTTATAGGTATTAAGGATTTGATTGAGGATATTACGTATATACTTGATAGTAAAGCAAAAGAAAAGAACGTCAATATTTTAATAAAGATTGACCCTGAAGATTTAAAAATTATTGCAAATAGAGATAGGATCCATCAATTATTTATTAATTTGATTGACAATGGGATAAAATATAATAAAGAAAATGGCACAGTTATAATAAATGTATGGAAGGAAAAATGTAATATTAATATATCAGTTAAGGATACAGGCATAGGTATACCCAGAGAACATATTCCAAGAATTTTTGAGAGATTTTATAGAGTAGATAAAGGAAGATCAAGGAAATTAGGGGGTACAGGACTTGGCCTGGCCATTGTAAAACATATAATAGAGTCTATGAATGGAGATATTGTAATCAACAGCGAACCAGGTGTAGGTACAGAGTTTCTTATAACCTTGAATGGTGTGTGCGATAATTTAACATGA
- a CDS encoding phosphate ABC transporter substrate-binding protein, with protein MLNSKRLVLVLLSVLLIAMVILSGCGSSQSRQPTAPGNGSSSSEQNSGQSSTSEDTLSGTITAAGSTAMQPLVEKAAARFMELHPNVTITVQGGGSGTGLSQVANGAVDIGNSDVFAEEKLGADQAKELVDHQVIAQGFAAIVNKDVQVDSLTKQQLIDIFTGKVTNWKDVGGQDLKIVVVNRPTSSGTRVTFIAKALDGAQVIEGNTLTEDSNGTVLATVAQQPGAISYLGLAYLDESVKALKIDGVEPTVENIVAGTYPVWSFGHMYTKGEPKEPVKSFLDFMTSDDVAQIAKKLNYIAGSDAAKLK; from the coding sequence ATGTTAAATAGTAAAAGATTGGTATTAGTTCTTCTGTCTGTTTTGTTAATTGCAATGGTTATTTTATCAGGGTGCGGATCATCCCAATCTCGGCAACCTACTGCACCAGGTAATGGGTCGAGCAGTTCTGAACAAAATAGCGGACAAAGCTCAACTTCAGAAGATACTCTATCAGGTACTATAACTGCTGCAGGCTCAACAGCTATGCAGCCGTTAGTTGAAAAGGCGGCAGCCAGATTTATGGAATTACATCCTAATGTAACAATTACAGTTCAAGGCGGTGGCAGTGGGACGGGTCTTTCACAGGTTGCCAATGGGGCGGTTGATATTGGCAATTCGGACGTGTTTGCAGAGGAAAAATTAGGTGCGGATCAAGCTAAGGAACTGGTAGATCACCAGGTAATAGCACAGGGATTTGCTGCAATAGTTAATAAGGATGTACAGGTAGATAGCCTTACAAAGCAGCAACTTATAGACATTTTTACAGGTAAAGTCACAAACTGGAAAGATGTTGGTGGCCAGGACCTGAAGATTGTTGTAGTTAATAGGCCGACCAGTTCAGGAACAAGGGTTACATTCATCGCTAAAGCTCTTGATGGTGCACAAGTAATAGAGGGCAATACATTAACTGAAGATTCGAATGGCACTGTTTTGGCCACAGTCGCACAGCAGCCCGGTGCAATAAGTTATCTTGGCCTTGCATACCTTGATGAAAGTGTAAAGGCCCTTAAGATAGATGGCGTAGAACCAACTGTTGAGAATATTGTTGCAGGTACCTATCCGGTCTGGTCATTCGGACATATGTATACAAAAGGTGAACCAAAGGAACCCGTAAAGTCCTTTTTAGATTTCATGACCTCTGATGATGTTGCACAGATTGCAAAAAAATTGAACTATATTGCAGGTAGTGATGCTGCTAAGCTGAAATAA
- the nrdR gene encoding transcriptional regulator NrdR, whose amino-acid sequence MRCPFCGNEDTKVIDSRSTDEGNSIRRRRECERCGRRFTTYEKLDEIPYMVIKKDGSREPFDRNKILNGLIKACEKRPVSINVLDDIVKDLEKRLYNNNEKEVPTQLIGEMVMDALKDTDEVAYVRFASVYRQFKDVSTFMDEIKKLMDEKR is encoded by the coding sequence ATGAGATGTCCGTTTTGCGGAAATGAAGATACAAAAGTTATAGACTCTCGTTCTACAGATGAGGGTAATTCTATACGCAGGAGACGAGAATGTGAAAGATGTGGTAGACGTTTTACAACCTATGAAAAATTGGATGAAATACCTTATATGGTGATCAAAAAAGATGGTTCAAGAGAACCCTTTGACAGAAACAAAATACTTAATGGACTTATAAAGGCCTGTGAAAAGCGCCCTGTTTCAATAAATGTTTTAGATGATATTGTTAAAGATTTAGAGAAAAGGCTGTACAATAATAATGAGAAGGAGGTACCAACGCAGTTAATAGGAGAGATGGTTATGGATGCATTAAAAGACACTGATGAAGTGGCTTATGTCAGATTTGCCTCTGTTTATAGACAATTTAAGGATGTAAGCACGTTCATGGATGAAATCAAAAAACTGATGGACGAAAAGAGGTAA
- the phoU gene encoding phosphate signaling complex protein PhoU — protein MTTRYHYDEQLEDLHLKILKLGSMVEEAIDKSIRSLVEHDKALAEEVIDNDDVIDSFTLEIDDECVRIIATQQPLARDLRIIVAGLKLATDLERIADHAVDIAKITERIADEVYIKPLIDIPRMAEMVKEMVKGALDAYVTTDSTRAIEITKLDDEVDGIYKQMFRELLTYMMEDQKNIHQATQFLFVGKSLERIADHATNICEWVIYIDKGIHEDLNK, from the coding sequence ATGACTACAAGGTATCACTATGATGAGCAACTAGAGGATTTACACTTAAAAATTTTGAAACTAGGCAGCATGGTGGAGGAAGCTATTGATAAATCCATAAGATCTCTAGTAGAGCATGATAAAGCTTTGGCAGAAGAAGTAATAGATAACGATGATGTTATTGATAGCTTTACTCTTGAAATTGATGATGAATGTGTAAGGATCATTGCAACACAACAACCCTTAGCAAGAGACCTCAGGATAATAGTTGCAGGGCTTAAATTGGCAACAGATCTGGAAAGAATAGCTGACCATGCCGTAGATATTGCAAAAATAACAGAAAGAATAGCTGATGAGGTATATATAAAGCCCCTGATAGATATACCAAGAATGGCCGAAATGGTAAAAGAAATGGTTAAGGGAGCATTAGATGCATATGTTACCACTGACTCAACCCGTGCTATAGAGATAACAAAACTTGACGATGAGGTAGACGGAATATATAAGCAAATGTTCAGAGAGCTCTTGACATATATGATGGAGGATCAAAAAAATATACATCAAGCAACACAATTTTTATTTGTTGGTAAATCTCTTGAAAGAATAGCTGATCATGCTACAAATATTTGCGAGTGGGTTATTTATATTGATAAAGGGATACATGAAGACCTGAATAAATAA